The window GCTCAAAATAAGGGGCTCTAGATTCAAGACGCAGTAGCTTAAGACGCTTTTACAACCACACTATCTGACTGAATGCGGTAGCGTAACCATTTACCCAATCTTTTATTAATACTCAACCTATCCTTAGGTCCAAGAGTTGCATCCTTAAAAGAAGTAGTAAATACGTCCACGGTATCTATTTTTTGAGAATCAAATTTTTTTGTAACGTTAGGTGCGTAAGATATGGACTTCAACTCTGGATATAGCAAGTAAGCCTCTTCACTGATGCCTTGAAAATTTTGATTTGCTGATTTTAAACTCAATAATTCTGTTTCCAAAGTGGATATTTTCAGACTTTGGTCTTGGAGTAACTTGATGTCGTTGATTCGGTCATTTTGAATGGCAGTTATATCTCCAAAATTACCATCCACTGTTGGCGATGATCCTTGATAAAATCTAGCGGTAACATTTTCTAATTCTGGAATGGAATTAAATTTAGCTTTCCACTGGTTTATTATGGCTTCAGGCACGGTGGCCCCAAAAAGTACAATATCAACCTGGTTGTCTACCTGATTGTACTCCTTAGTTGCTCTAGTCCCATCATATTGTATATATTCTTTCATGTAACTATCTATGGCGCTCTTTTTAACCTCGTTTTGATACAATTGAACAAATAGATAGACAGAAGGAGCCAACACAAGAAGCCCAACCACAGTTGCAATCCGCGAAACTTTTCTACGTTGTTTTTGATTGGCATATTTTACCATCGGGAACTTCAGCATCTTGCACACTACATAAGTGGACAAGCCTATAAACACCGTATTGATGGAAAACAGATACATGGCCCCACCAAAGTATTGTAGATTTCCTTCCGCTATTCCATATCCTGCCGTACATAGTGGCGGCATTAAAGCAGTAG of the Nonlabens marinus S1-08 genome contains:
- a CDS encoding DUF389 domain-containing protein, which encodes MEQASKEENQLEDNKKSILGIWDNTKSFLHGLLDIREDSDRNETIESVRKDISFQGHNAWILVFSIFVASIGLNVSSTAVVIGAMLISPLMGPIVGMGLGVAINDDRMLRRSLINLGVMVALSLLTATFYFALTPISLFTPELEARTYPTILDVLVAIFGGLALIVAKAKKGTISNAIAGVAIATALMPPLCTAGYGIAEGNLQYFGGAMYLFSINTVFIGLSTYVVCKMLKFPMVKYANQKQRRKVSRIATVVGLLVLAPSVYLFVQLYQNEVKKSAIDSYMKEYIQYDGTRATKEYNQVDNQVDIVLFGATVPEAIINQWKAKFNSIPELENVTARFYQGSSPTVDGNFGDITAIQNDRINDIKLLQDQSLKISTLETELLSLKSANQNFQGISEEAYLLYPELKSISYAPNVTKKFDSQKIDTVDVFTTSFKDATLGPKDRLSINKRLGKWLRYRIQSDSVVVKAS